Proteins from a genomic interval of Medicago truncatula cultivar Jemalong A17 chromosome 3, MtrunA17r5.0-ANR, whole genome shotgun sequence:
- the LOC11444264 gene encoding DNA polymerase I A, chloroplastic/mitochondrial isoform X2 produces MLAWLYPNTLRYCGMKEQSKCPMRTCLHAWLLLSKYTLSLHRNLSGSFLQFREGSYCPKRISFGLKKCNDMEYHRNSPVHISVMKFSTASFSTLKVTNQTRREEELSSLSSYDRQVRMMTHFGSCSYRLSKTPRRKLSGDRTGWAEAGHKLTQIKMEMHDLDKRSLYPSNTNTIASSIAQKPAITQNEGRNLMLHDLCEPASSSVQHSMLNNSMLLIDTERVGTESNVSSLKTGEEKIHGVDGTESNVSSLKTSEEKIDNVDGNHSLDATAKDATKAKLTVRMIRSDEQSKLRERLCSIYEDILVVNNISHAEQVAKMLTVNYRHLIHACDTEVSKIDVKQETPIDHGEIICFSIYSGPEADFGGGKSCIWVDVLDGGGKEILNKFADFFQDPSIKKVWHNYSFDCHVIQNYGFKVSGFHADTMHMARLWDSSRRLVGGYSLEALSGDKEVMSRGNLNHETDLIGKVSMTTIFGQRKEKKDGSMGKIVTIEPVEVLQREEHIPWICYSALDARSTLKLYESLKSHLSDLPWKIDGELLRENMFDFYEIYLQPFGELLVKMECEGMLVDRLYLQEIEKVAKAEQQAALNRFRKWASRYCPDAKYMNVGSDTQLRVLLFGGTVNRENHNEAIPTERIFKVPNVDKVIEKGKKIPSKLRDIKLNSIGCNLNVDIYTPSGWPSCSGPALKALAGKVSAEYDFDLEDEDGNPSQREDEPLEIDNSAYGTAYFAFPTEEEGREACHAIAALCEICSIDSLISNFILPLQGHNISGKDQRVHCSININTETGRLSARRPNLQNQPALEKDRYKIRQAFVAAPGNSLIVADYGQLELRILAHLTDCKSMLEAFEAGGDFHSRTAMNMYPYIREAVEKKEVLLEWHPQPGEDKPPVPLLKDAFASERRKAKMLNFSIAYGKTPQGLSKDWKVSVKEAKNTVDLWYNDRKEVLKWQQKRKKEAFEFGCVYTLLGRARRFPEIFLGRRNYYKGHIERAAINTPVQGSAADVAMLAMLEISKNKQLKELGWKLLLQVHDEVILEGPTKSAEVAKNIVIDCMSKPFNGQNILKVGLTVDAKCAQNWYAAK; encoded by the exons ATGCTTGCTTGGCTCTATCCAAACACTTTGAGATACTGTGGGATGAAGGAGCAGTCAAAGTGTCCCATGAGGACTTGTTTACATGCTTGGTTGCTGCTGTCGAAATACACATTATCGCT ACATCGCAATTTGTCTGGTAGCTTTCTTCAATTTAGAGAAGGTTCATACTGTCCAAAGCGAATATCTTTTGGGTTGAAAAAATGCAATGACATGGAGTATCATCGTAATTCTCCAGTACATATTTCAGTTATGAAATTTTCAACTGCATCATTTAGCACGTTGAAGGTAACAAATCAAACAAGACGGGAAGAAGAGCTGAGCTCTTTGAGTTCTTACGACAGACAAGTTAGGATGATGACACATTTTGGTTCTTGCAGTTACAGATTATCCAAAACACCTCGTAGAAAGTTATCTGGTGATAGAACCGGATGGGCTGAGGCTGGGCATAAATTGACTCAGATAAAAATGGAAATGCATGATCTGGACAAACGTAGTTTGTATCCATCCAATACAAATACAATTGCTTCTTCTATTGCTCAGAAACCAGCTATTACTCAAAACGAAGGGCGCAATCTTATGCTGCATGATCTATGTGAACCTGCCTCATCTTCTGTTCAACATTCTATGTTAAACAACTCAATGTTATTGATAGACACTGAAAGAGTTGGTACCGAGTCAAATGTATCTTCATTAAAGACCGGTGAAGAGAAAATTCATGGCGTTGATGGCACTGAGTCAAATGTGTCTTCATTAAAGACCAGtgaagagaaaattgacaatgTTGATGGCAATCACAGTTTGGATGCTACTGCAAAAGACGCAACTAAGGCAAAACTTACTGTTAGAATGATACGCAGTGATGAACAATCAAAACTTCGGGAAAGGCTCTGTAGTATCTATGAAGACATACTGGTTGTTAATAATATTTCTCATGCAGAGCAAGTAGCTAAGATGCTTACAGTAAATTACAGGCATCTTATTCATGCATGTGATACCGAG GTATCCAAGATAGATGTCAAACAAGAAACGCCTATAGATCATGGGGAGATAATATGCTTCAGTATTTATTCGGGTCCAGAAGCTGATTTTGGAGGTGGGAAATCATGTATCTGGGTGGATGTTCTTGACGGTGGAGGCAAAGAGATATTGAATAAGTTTGCCGATTTTTTTCAAGATCCATCGATAAAAAAG GTTTGGCATAACTATAGCTTTGATTGTCATGTTATACAAAATTATGGATTTAAGGTTTCTGGATTTCATGCTGATACAATGCACATGGCACGACTGTGGGATTCATCAAGACGTTTGGTTGGTGGTTATTCTCTTGAAGCACTTAGTGGCGACAAAGAAGTCATGTCTAGGGGTAATCTGAACCATGAAACGGATTTGATTGGTAAGGTGTCGATGACAACCATATTTGGTCagagaaaggagaagaaagatGGATCTATGGGTAAAATCGTTACCATTGAGCCTGTTGAAGTACTGCAAAGAGAAGAGCATATACCTTGGATATGTTACTCTGCTTTAGATGCCAGAAGCACTCTGAAGCTTTATGAGAGCCTAAAAAGTCATCTGTCAGATTTACCTTGGAAAATTGATGGAGAACTTTTACGCGAaaacatgtttgatttttaCGAGATATATTTGCAGCCATTTGGTGAACTTCTTGTCAAAATGGAATGTGAGGGTATGCTAGTTGATCGGTTATATCTTCAAGAAATAGAAAAGGTGGCCAAAGCAGAGCAACAGGCAGCTCTTAATAGATTCCGAAAATGGGCATCTAGGTATTGTCCTGATGCCAAGTATATGAATGTTGGAAGCGATACACAGTTGCGTGTACTGCTTTTTGGTGGCACTGTGAACAG AGAAAACCACAATGAGGCAATTCCAACGGAGCGGATTTTCAAAGTTCCGAATGTTGATAAAGTgattgaaaaaggaaaaaagattcCCTCAAAATTACGTGATATTAAGTTGAATAGCATTGGATGTAACCTGAATGTTGACATTTACACACCTAGTGGCTGGCCCTCATGTAGTGGTCCCGCTTTAAAGGCGCTGGCTGGCAAAGTTTCTGCTGAGTATGACTTTGATCTTGAGGATGAAGATGGTAATCCTTCTCAAAGGGAAGATGAGCCTTTAGAAATAGATAATTCTGCTTATGGAACAGCCTATTTTGCTTTTCCAACAGAGGAAGAAGGGAGAGAAGCTTGTCATGCAATTGCTGCTTTATGTGAAATCTGCTCAATTGACTCTTTGATCTCTAATTTTATCCTTCCCCTGCAG GGACATAATATATCGGGGAAGGATCAGCGTGTTCATTGTTCCATAAATATCAACACAGAGACTGGACGCTTGTCGGCAAGACGACCAAATCTACAG AATCAACCAGCTTTGGAAAAGGACCGATACAAAATCCGTCAAGCATTCGTAGCTGCTCCTGGAAATTCTCTTATAGTTGCGGATTATGGGCAG TTGGAGCTCAGGATACTTGCACATCTTACTGATTGTAAGAGCATGTTGGAAGCCTTTGAAGCTGGTGGAGATTTCCACTCCAGAACTGCAATGAATATGTACCCATATATTCGTGAAGCAGTTGAAAAAAAGGAAGTTCTTCTTGAATGGCATCCTCAACCTGGTGAAGACAAACCCCCTGTTCCTCTCCTCAAG GATGCCTTTGCTTCTGAAAGAAGAAAAGCCAAAATGCTTAACTTCTCAATTGCATATGGAAAGACTCCACAAGGTCTTTCTAAGGATTGGAAG GTTTCTGTGAAAGAAGCTAAGAACACAGTTGACCTCTGGTACAATGATAGAAAAGAAGTTTTGAAATGGCAACAGAAACGTAAAAAAGAAGCTTTTGAATTTGGGTGTGTTTATACGTTGCTAGGACGAGCCCGGCGATTCCCCGAGATATTCCTAGGTCGTCGTAACTACTACAAAGGTCACATTGAGCGTGCTGCTATTAATACCCCAGTGCAG GGAAGTGCAGCTGATGTTGCCATGCTTGCCATGTTAGAAATATCCAAAAATAAACAGTTGAAGGAGCTTGGATGGAAGTTACTTCTTCAG GTTCATGATGAAGTCATATTGGAAGGACCAACAAAGTCAGCTGAGGTTGCAAAGAATATAGTTATTGACTGCATGTCAAAACCCTTCAATGGCCAAAATATTCTTAAAGTTGGTCTCACTGTGGATGCCAAGTGTGCACAAAACTGGTATGCCGcaaaataa
- the LOC11444264 gene encoding DNA polymerase I A, chloroplastic/mitochondrial isoform X1, with the protein MRVSSQSTAFRSTFYCPSCFSFSSSSSSRPFRSSLSSLGFFANYGSSQHRHRNLSGSFLQFREGSYCPKRISFGLKKCNDMEYHRNSPVHISVMKFSTASFSTLKVTNQTRREEELSSLSSYDRQVRMMTHFGSCSYRLSKTPRRKLSGDRTGWAEAGHKLTQIKMEMHDLDKRSLYPSNTNTIASSIAQKPAITQNEGRNLMLHDLCEPASSSVQHSMLNNSMLLIDTERVGTESNVSSLKTGEEKIHGVDGTESNVSSLKTSEEKIDNVDGNHSLDATAKDATKAKLTVRMIRSDEQSKLRERLCSIYEDILVVNNISHAEQVAKMLTVNYRHLIHACDTEVSKIDVKQETPIDHGEIICFSIYSGPEADFGGGKSCIWVDVLDGGGKEILNKFADFFQDPSIKKVWHNYSFDCHVIQNYGFKVSGFHADTMHMARLWDSSRRLVGGYSLEALSGDKEVMSRGNLNHETDLIGKVSMTTIFGQRKEKKDGSMGKIVTIEPVEVLQREEHIPWICYSALDARSTLKLYESLKSHLSDLPWKIDGELLRENMFDFYEIYLQPFGELLVKMECEGMLVDRLYLQEIEKVAKAEQQAALNRFRKWASRYCPDAKYMNVGSDTQLRVLLFGGTVNRENHNEAIPTERIFKVPNVDKVIEKGKKIPSKLRDIKLNSIGCNLNVDIYTPSGWPSCSGPALKALAGKVSAEYDFDLEDEDGNPSQREDEPLEIDNSAYGTAYFAFPTEEEGREACHAIAALCEICSIDSLISNFILPLQGHNISGKDQRVHCSININTETGRLSARRPNLQNQPALEKDRYKIRQAFVAAPGNSLIVADYGQLELRILAHLTDCKSMLEAFEAGGDFHSRTAMNMYPYIREAVEKKEVLLEWHPQPGEDKPPVPLLKDAFASERRKAKMLNFSIAYGKTPQGLSKDWKVSVKEAKNTVDLWYNDRKEVLKWQQKRKKEAFEFGCVYTLLGRARRFPEIFLGRRNYYKGHIERAAINTPVQGSAADVAMLAMLEISKNKQLKELGWKLLLQVHDEVILEGPTKSAEVAKNIVIDCMSKPFNGQNILKVGLTVDAKCAQNWYAAK; encoded by the exons ATGCGGGTCTCTTCTCAGAGTACCGCTTTTAGGTCAACTTTTTATTGCCCCtcttgtttctctttttcttcttcttcttcttccagaCCCTTTcgttcttctctctcttctttagGTTTTTTTGCTAACTATGGTTCATCTCAACACAG ACATCGCAATTTGTCTGGTAGCTTTCTTCAATTTAGAGAAGGTTCATACTGTCCAAAGCGAATATCTTTTGGGTTGAAAAAATGCAATGACATGGAGTATCATCGTAATTCTCCAGTACATATTTCAGTTATGAAATTTTCAACTGCATCATTTAGCACGTTGAAGGTAACAAATCAAACAAGACGGGAAGAAGAGCTGAGCTCTTTGAGTTCTTACGACAGACAAGTTAGGATGATGACACATTTTGGTTCTTGCAGTTACAGATTATCCAAAACACCTCGTAGAAAGTTATCTGGTGATAGAACCGGATGGGCTGAGGCTGGGCATAAATTGACTCAGATAAAAATGGAAATGCATGATCTGGACAAACGTAGTTTGTATCCATCCAATACAAATACAATTGCTTCTTCTATTGCTCAGAAACCAGCTATTACTCAAAACGAAGGGCGCAATCTTATGCTGCATGATCTATGTGAACCTGCCTCATCTTCTGTTCAACATTCTATGTTAAACAACTCAATGTTATTGATAGACACTGAAAGAGTTGGTACCGAGTCAAATGTATCTTCATTAAAGACCGGTGAAGAGAAAATTCATGGCGTTGATGGCACTGAGTCAAATGTGTCTTCATTAAAGACCAGtgaagagaaaattgacaatgTTGATGGCAATCACAGTTTGGATGCTACTGCAAAAGACGCAACTAAGGCAAAACTTACTGTTAGAATGATACGCAGTGATGAACAATCAAAACTTCGGGAAAGGCTCTGTAGTATCTATGAAGACATACTGGTTGTTAATAATATTTCTCATGCAGAGCAAGTAGCTAAGATGCTTACAGTAAATTACAGGCATCTTATTCATGCATGTGATACCGAG GTATCCAAGATAGATGTCAAACAAGAAACGCCTATAGATCATGGGGAGATAATATGCTTCAGTATTTATTCGGGTCCAGAAGCTGATTTTGGAGGTGGGAAATCATGTATCTGGGTGGATGTTCTTGACGGTGGAGGCAAAGAGATATTGAATAAGTTTGCCGATTTTTTTCAAGATCCATCGATAAAAAAG GTTTGGCATAACTATAGCTTTGATTGTCATGTTATACAAAATTATGGATTTAAGGTTTCTGGATTTCATGCTGATACAATGCACATGGCACGACTGTGGGATTCATCAAGACGTTTGGTTGGTGGTTATTCTCTTGAAGCACTTAGTGGCGACAAAGAAGTCATGTCTAGGGGTAATCTGAACCATGAAACGGATTTGATTGGTAAGGTGTCGATGACAACCATATTTGGTCagagaaaggagaagaaagatGGATCTATGGGTAAAATCGTTACCATTGAGCCTGTTGAAGTACTGCAAAGAGAAGAGCATATACCTTGGATATGTTACTCTGCTTTAGATGCCAGAAGCACTCTGAAGCTTTATGAGAGCCTAAAAAGTCATCTGTCAGATTTACCTTGGAAAATTGATGGAGAACTTTTACGCGAaaacatgtttgatttttaCGAGATATATTTGCAGCCATTTGGTGAACTTCTTGTCAAAATGGAATGTGAGGGTATGCTAGTTGATCGGTTATATCTTCAAGAAATAGAAAAGGTGGCCAAAGCAGAGCAACAGGCAGCTCTTAATAGATTCCGAAAATGGGCATCTAGGTATTGTCCTGATGCCAAGTATATGAATGTTGGAAGCGATACACAGTTGCGTGTACTGCTTTTTGGTGGCACTGTGAACAG AGAAAACCACAATGAGGCAATTCCAACGGAGCGGATTTTCAAAGTTCCGAATGTTGATAAAGTgattgaaaaaggaaaaaagattcCCTCAAAATTACGTGATATTAAGTTGAATAGCATTGGATGTAACCTGAATGTTGACATTTACACACCTAGTGGCTGGCCCTCATGTAGTGGTCCCGCTTTAAAGGCGCTGGCTGGCAAAGTTTCTGCTGAGTATGACTTTGATCTTGAGGATGAAGATGGTAATCCTTCTCAAAGGGAAGATGAGCCTTTAGAAATAGATAATTCTGCTTATGGAACAGCCTATTTTGCTTTTCCAACAGAGGAAGAAGGGAGAGAAGCTTGTCATGCAATTGCTGCTTTATGTGAAATCTGCTCAATTGACTCTTTGATCTCTAATTTTATCCTTCCCCTGCAG GGACATAATATATCGGGGAAGGATCAGCGTGTTCATTGTTCCATAAATATCAACACAGAGACTGGACGCTTGTCGGCAAGACGACCAAATCTACAG AATCAACCAGCTTTGGAAAAGGACCGATACAAAATCCGTCAAGCATTCGTAGCTGCTCCTGGAAATTCTCTTATAGTTGCGGATTATGGGCAG TTGGAGCTCAGGATACTTGCACATCTTACTGATTGTAAGAGCATGTTGGAAGCCTTTGAAGCTGGTGGAGATTTCCACTCCAGAACTGCAATGAATATGTACCCATATATTCGTGAAGCAGTTGAAAAAAAGGAAGTTCTTCTTGAATGGCATCCTCAACCTGGTGAAGACAAACCCCCTGTTCCTCTCCTCAAG GATGCCTTTGCTTCTGAAAGAAGAAAAGCCAAAATGCTTAACTTCTCAATTGCATATGGAAAGACTCCACAAGGTCTTTCTAAGGATTGGAAG GTTTCTGTGAAAGAAGCTAAGAACACAGTTGACCTCTGGTACAATGATAGAAAAGAAGTTTTGAAATGGCAACAGAAACGTAAAAAAGAAGCTTTTGAATTTGGGTGTGTTTATACGTTGCTAGGACGAGCCCGGCGATTCCCCGAGATATTCCTAGGTCGTCGTAACTACTACAAAGGTCACATTGAGCGTGCTGCTATTAATACCCCAGTGCAG GGAAGTGCAGCTGATGTTGCCATGCTTGCCATGTTAGAAATATCCAAAAATAAACAGTTGAAGGAGCTTGGATGGAAGTTACTTCTTCAG GTTCATGATGAAGTCATATTGGAAGGACCAACAAAGTCAGCTGAGGTTGCAAAGAATATAGTTATTGACTGCATGTCAAAACCCTTCAATGGCCAAAATATTCTTAAAGTTGGTCTCACTGTGGATGCCAAGTGTGCACAAAACTGGTATGCCGcaaaataa
- the LOC11444264 gene encoding DNA polymerase I A, chloroplastic/mitochondrial isoform X3, with product MEYHRNSPVHISVMKFSTASFSTLKVTNQTRREEELSSLSSYDRQVRMMTHFGSCSYRLSKTPRRKLSGDRTGWAEAGHKLTQIKMEMHDLDKRSLYPSNTNTIASSIAQKPAITQNEGRNLMLHDLCEPASSSVQHSMLNNSMLLIDTERVGTESNVSSLKTGEEKIHGVDGTESNVSSLKTSEEKIDNVDGNHSLDATAKDATKAKLTVRMIRSDEQSKLRERLCSIYEDILVVNNISHAEQVAKMLTVNYRHLIHACDTEVSKIDVKQETPIDHGEIICFSIYSGPEADFGGGKSCIWVDVLDGGGKEILNKFADFFQDPSIKKVWHNYSFDCHVIQNYGFKVSGFHADTMHMARLWDSSRRLVGGYSLEALSGDKEVMSRGNLNHETDLIGKVSMTTIFGQRKEKKDGSMGKIVTIEPVEVLQREEHIPWICYSALDARSTLKLYESLKSHLSDLPWKIDGELLRENMFDFYEIYLQPFGELLVKMECEGMLVDRLYLQEIEKVAKAEQQAALNRFRKWASRYCPDAKYMNVGSDTQLRVLLFGGTVNRENHNEAIPTERIFKVPNVDKVIEKGKKIPSKLRDIKLNSIGCNLNVDIYTPSGWPSCSGPALKALAGKVSAEYDFDLEDEDGNPSQREDEPLEIDNSAYGTAYFAFPTEEEGREACHAIAALCEICSIDSLISNFILPLQGHNISGKDQRVHCSININTETGRLSARRPNLQNQPALEKDRYKIRQAFVAAPGNSLIVADYGQLELRILAHLTDCKSMLEAFEAGGDFHSRTAMNMYPYIREAVEKKEVLLEWHPQPGEDKPPVPLLKDAFASERRKAKMLNFSIAYGKTPQGLSKDWKVSVKEAKNTVDLWYNDRKEVLKWQQKRKKEAFEFGCVYTLLGRARRFPEIFLGRRNYYKGHIERAAINTPVQGSAADVAMLAMLEISKNKQLKELGWKLLLQVHDEVILEGPTKSAEVAKNIVIDCMSKPFNGQNILKVGLTVDAKCAQNWYAAK from the exons ATGGAGTATCATCGTAATTCTCCAGTACATATTTCAGTTATGAAATTTTCAACTGCATCATTTAGCACGTTGAAGGTAACAAATCAAACAAGACGGGAAGAAGAGCTGAGCTCTTTGAGTTCTTACGACAGACAAGTTAGGATGATGACACATTTTGGTTCTTGCAGTTACAGATTATCCAAAACACCTCGTAGAAAGTTATCTGGTGATAGAACCGGATGGGCTGAGGCTGGGCATAAATTGACTCAGATAAAAATGGAAATGCATGATCTGGACAAACGTAGTTTGTATCCATCCAATACAAATACAATTGCTTCTTCTATTGCTCAGAAACCAGCTATTACTCAAAACGAAGGGCGCAATCTTATGCTGCATGATCTATGTGAACCTGCCTCATCTTCTGTTCAACATTCTATGTTAAACAACTCAATGTTATTGATAGACACTGAAAGAGTTGGTACCGAGTCAAATGTATCTTCATTAAAGACCGGTGAAGAGAAAATTCATGGCGTTGATGGCACTGAGTCAAATGTGTCTTCATTAAAGACCAGtgaagagaaaattgacaatgTTGATGGCAATCACAGTTTGGATGCTACTGCAAAAGACGCAACTAAGGCAAAACTTACTGTTAGAATGATACGCAGTGATGAACAATCAAAACTTCGGGAAAGGCTCTGTAGTATCTATGAAGACATACTGGTTGTTAATAATATTTCTCATGCAGAGCAAGTAGCTAAGATGCTTACAGTAAATTACAGGCATCTTATTCATGCATGTGATACCGAG GTATCCAAGATAGATGTCAAACAAGAAACGCCTATAGATCATGGGGAGATAATATGCTTCAGTATTTATTCGGGTCCAGAAGCTGATTTTGGAGGTGGGAAATCATGTATCTGGGTGGATGTTCTTGACGGTGGAGGCAAAGAGATATTGAATAAGTTTGCCGATTTTTTTCAAGATCCATCGATAAAAAAG GTTTGGCATAACTATAGCTTTGATTGTCATGTTATACAAAATTATGGATTTAAGGTTTCTGGATTTCATGCTGATACAATGCACATGGCACGACTGTGGGATTCATCAAGACGTTTGGTTGGTGGTTATTCTCTTGAAGCACTTAGTGGCGACAAAGAAGTCATGTCTAGGGGTAATCTGAACCATGAAACGGATTTGATTGGTAAGGTGTCGATGACAACCATATTTGGTCagagaaaggagaagaaagatGGATCTATGGGTAAAATCGTTACCATTGAGCCTGTTGAAGTACTGCAAAGAGAAGAGCATATACCTTGGATATGTTACTCTGCTTTAGATGCCAGAAGCACTCTGAAGCTTTATGAGAGCCTAAAAAGTCATCTGTCAGATTTACCTTGGAAAATTGATGGAGAACTTTTACGCGAaaacatgtttgatttttaCGAGATATATTTGCAGCCATTTGGTGAACTTCTTGTCAAAATGGAATGTGAGGGTATGCTAGTTGATCGGTTATATCTTCAAGAAATAGAAAAGGTGGCCAAAGCAGAGCAACAGGCAGCTCTTAATAGATTCCGAAAATGGGCATCTAGGTATTGTCCTGATGCCAAGTATATGAATGTTGGAAGCGATACACAGTTGCGTGTACTGCTTTTTGGTGGCACTGTGAACAG AGAAAACCACAATGAGGCAATTCCAACGGAGCGGATTTTCAAAGTTCCGAATGTTGATAAAGTgattgaaaaaggaaaaaagattcCCTCAAAATTACGTGATATTAAGTTGAATAGCATTGGATGTAACCTGAATGTTGACATTTACACACCTAGTGGCTGGCCCTCATGTAGTGGTCCCGCTTTAAAGGCGCTGGCTGGCAAAGTTTCTGCTGAGTATGACTTTGATCTTGAGGATGAAGATGGTAATCCTTCTCAAAGGGAAGATGAGCCTTTAGAAATAGATAATTCTGCTTATGGAACAGCCTATTTTGCTTTTCCAACAGAGGAAGAAGGGAGAGAAGCTTGTCATGCAATTGCTGCTTTATGTGAAATCTGCTCAATTGACTCTTTGATCTCTAATTTTATCCTTCCCCTGCAG GGACATAATATATCGGGGAAGGATCAGCGTGTTCATTGTTCCATAAATATCAACACAGAGACTGGACGCTTGTCGGCAAGACGACCAAATCTACAG AATCAACCAGCTTTGGAAAAGGACCGATACAAAATCCGTCAAGCATTCGTAGCTGCTCCTGGAAATTCTCTTATAGTTGCGGATTATGGGCAG TTGGAGCTCAGGATACTTGCACATCTTACTGATTGTAAGAGCATGTTGGAAGCCTTTGAAGCTGGTGGAGATTTCCACTCCAGAACTGCAATGAATATGTACCCATATATTCGTGAAGCAGTTGAAAAAAAGGAAGTTCTTCTTGAATGGCATCCTCAACCTGGTGAAGACAAACCCCCTGTTCCTCTCCTCAAG GATGCCTTTGCTTCTGAAAGAAGAAAAGCCAAAATGCTTAACTTCTCAATTGCATATGGAAAGACTCCACAAGGTCTTTCTAAGGATTGGAAG GTTTCTGTGAAAGAAGCTAAGAACACAGTTGACCTCTGGTACAATGATAGAAAAGAAGTTTTGAAATGGCAACAGAAACGTAAAAAAGAAGCTTTTGAATTTGGGTGTGTTTATACGTTGCTAGGACGAGCCCGGCGATTCCCCGAGATATTCCTAGGTCGTCGTAACTACTACAAAGGTCACATTGAGCGTGCTGCTATTAATACCCCAGTGCAG GGAAGTGCAGCTGATGTTGCCATGCTTGCCATGTTAGAAATATCCAAAAATAAACAGTTGAAGGAGCTTGGATGGAAGTTACTTCTTCAG GTTCATGATGAAGTCATATTGGAAGGACCAACAAAGTCAGCTGAGGTTGCAAAGAATATAGTTATTGACTGCATGTCAAAACCCTTCAATGGCCAAAATATTCTTAAAGTTGGTCTCACTGTGGATGCCAAGTGTGCACAAAACTGGTATGCCGcaaaataa